A region of Thermus caldifontis DNA encodes the following proteins:
- a CDS encoding 4Fe-4S dicluster domain-containing protein: MPNPKDYAILFDASRCIGCKACQVACKQWNDLEAEKTKNRGSYANPPKLTAHTWITMRYYEGLKPEGDPYFDFIRGSCMHCTHAPCVSACPTGAMAHREGGVVTVDEKTCIGCRSCVQACPYEAVHFDEAKGVVHKCTMCYDRISHGDQPACVKACPADALTFGTYQEIRAMAEERVRALKERGYARANVYGLAELGGTHVLYVLTEHPSQYDLPKAVREAEKRAATGWLSAGIAAAVLGAGLKFIVERREALKGGGQ, encoded by the coding sequence ATGCCGAACCCGAAGGACTATGCCATCCTGTTTGACGCCAGCCGCTGTATCGGCTGCAAAGCTTGCCAGGTGGCCTGCAAGCAGTGGAACGACCTCGAGGCCGAAAAGACCAAAAACCGGGGGAGCTACGCCAACCCGCCTAAGCTTACGGCCCACACCTGGATCACCATGCGCTACTACGAGGGCCTGAAGCCGGAAGGCGACCCGTACTTTGACTTCATCCGCGGTTCCTGCATGCACTGCACCCATGCCCCCTGCGTAAGCGCCTGCCCCACGGGGGCTATGGCCCACCGGGAGGGCGGGGTGGTTACGGTGGACGAGAAGACCTGTATTGGTTGCCGTTCCTGCGTCCAGGCCTGCCCCTATGAGGCTGTCCACTTTGACGAGGCTAAAGGGGTGGTCCACAAGTGCACCATGTGCTACGACCGGATTTCCCATGGGGACCAGCCCGCATGCGTCAAGGCCTGTCCCGCCGATGCCCTGACCTTTGGGACGTACCAGGAGATTCGGGCTATGGCAGAAGAAAGGGTGCGGGCGCTCAAGGAGCGGGGTTATGCCAGGGCCAATGTGTACGGCCTGGCGGAGCTTGGTGGCACCCATGTCCTCTATGTGCTCACCGAGCACCCAAGCCAGTACGACCTGCCCAAGGCGGTGCGGGAGGCGGAGAAGCGGGCGGCTACGGGCTGGCTTTCCGCAGGTATAGCCGCTGCGGTGTTGGGGGCTGGGCTTAAGTTCATCGTGGAGCGGCGCGAAGCCCTTAAAGGAGGCGGCCAATGA
- the hslU gene encoding ATP-dependent protease ATPase subunit HslU, with protein MNLTPAEIVRELSKHIVGQEAAKRAVAVALRNRYRRKKLPPEVAREVTPKNILMIGPTGVGKTEIARRLARLAGAPFVKVEATKFTEVGYVGRDVDAIVRDLAEASYGLVLEEMKKKVEEKALAFAEEELATLLRASLAEVRSGRLDSLSVEVQVEEEMSLPFMGVLGGEGFGGMGEMLKGLLPKRPVRKRMTVKEAREVLKNQHAERLIDKEELKEEARRRAQEDGIVFIDEIDKVARREGTVGPDVSGEGVQRDLLPIVEGTVVSTRIGPVSTEHVLFIAAGAFHVAKPSDLIPELQGRFPIRVELSPLGPEEFYRILKEPENSLIRQYTELLRADGTELHFHEDALRAIAEAAYRANQELEDIGARRLATVLERVLEEVSFQTDLGRVEITRAYVEQRLEAVFASPDLTRYVL; from the coding sequence ATGAACCTGACGCCTGCAGAGATCGTCCGCGAGCTTTCCAAGCACATCGTGGGCCAGGAGGCGGCCAAGCGGGCGGTGGCCGTGGCCCTAAGGAACCGCTACCGCCGGAAGAAGCTCCCTCCGGAGGTGGCCCGGGAGGTGACCCCCAAGAACATCCTCATGATCGGGCCCACAGGGGTGGGCAAGACGGAGATCGCCCGGCGCCTGGCCCGCCTGGCGGGGGCCCCTTTTGTGAAGGTGGAGGCCACCAAGTTTACCGAGGTGGGCTATGTGGGGCGGGATGTGGACGCTATTGTGCGGGACCTGGCGGAGGCCAGCTACGGGCTGGTCCTGGAGGAGATGAAGAAAAAAGTGGAGGAAAAGGCCCTGGCCTTCGCCGAGGAGGAGCTTGCTACCCTGCTTCGCGCCTCCCTTGCCGAGGTGCGCTCGGGCCGGCTGGATAGCCTCTCCGTGGAGGTGCAGGTGGAGGAGGAGATGAGCCTGCCCTTCATGGGGGTTTTGGGTGGGGAGGGTTTTGGCGGCATGGGGGAGATGCTGAAAGGCCTTCTCCCTAAGCGCCCGGTGCGCAAGCGCATGACGGTGAAGGAGGCGAGGGAGGTACTGAAGAACCAGCATGCGGAACGCCTCATTGACAAGGAGGAGCTGAAGGAGGAGGCAAGGAGGCGGGCCCAAGAGGACGGCATTGTTTTCATAGACGAAATCGATAAGGTGGCCCGCCGGGAGGGCACCGTGGGGCCCGATGTGTCGGGGGAGGGCGTGCAGCGGGACCTCTTGCCCATTGTGGAGGGTACGGTGGTCTCCACCCGCATCGGCCCGGTCTCCACGGAGCACGTGCTCTTCATCGCCGCCGGGGCCTTCCACGTGGCCAAGCCCTCGGACCTGATCCCCGAGCTTCAGGGCCGCTTCCCCATCCGGGTGGAGCTTTCCCCCTTGGGCCCCGAGGAGTTCTACCGCATCCTAAAGGAGCCGGAAAACTCCCTGATCCGCCAGTACACGGAGCTTTTAAGGGCGGATGGTACGGAGCTCCACTTCCACGAGGATGCCCTAAGGGCCATTGCCGAAGCGGCTTACCGGGCCAATCAGGAGCTGGAGGACATCGGGGCCAGGAGGCTGGCCACGGTCTTGGAGCGGGTGTTGGAGGAGGTGAGCTTCCAGACGGACCTGGGCCGGGTGGAGATCACCCGGGCCTATGTGGAGCAGAGGCTGGAGGCGGTCTTCGCCTCGCCGGACCTGACGCGGTACGTGCTATAG
- a CDS encoding formate dehydrogenase accessory sulfurtransferase FdhD has translation MWRFEGGRFTPEVFPLPEEGRFLLAVNGKPWASFSYTPGDEVYLALGHLFLSGVLSGLEGVRWRVGEGVVAVDLPTDPEKGVGVRDSGCAAGLRYGEPQLVPLPTVSLDPELPLRLMAQLRQNAVRYAQTRGIHGAALFDLAGRLLYLNEDIGRHNAVDRLAGYMLLEGVRPPVAVAVTGRVSQEMAAKAIGMGAVLLVSRTGATAPAVGLARRYGLALASYVRPTGYRLYAPGGMPVPEEILRP, from the coding sequence ATGTGGAGGTTTGAAGGGGGCCGTTTTACGCCGGAGGTTTTCCCCCTGCCGGAGGAGGGGCGGTTCCTCTTGGCGGTGAACGGCAAGCCCTGGGCTTCCTTCAGTTACACCCCCGGGGACGAGGTCTATCTGGCCCTCGGCCACCTTTTCCTGAGCGGGGTGCTTTCGGGCCTCGAGGGGGTGCGCTGGCGCGTGGGCGAGGGGGTGGTGGCCGTGGACCTGCCCACGGATCCCGAAAAGGGCGTGGGGGTGCGGGATAGCGGCTGCGCTGCGGGGTTGCGCTATGGCGAACCCCAGCTTGTCCCTTTGCCCACGGTGTCCTTGGACCCTGAGCTTCCCCTAAGGCTTATGGCCCAGCTCCGCCAGAATGCGGTTCGGTACGCCCAGACGCGGGGCATCCACGGTGCGGCCCTTTTTGACCTGGCCGGGCGGCTTCTCTATCTCAACGAGGACATCGGCCGCCACAATGCCGTGGACCGCTTGGCCGGCTACATGCTTTTGGAGGGGGTCAGGCCCCCTGTGGCGGTGGCGGTTACGGGGCGGGTAAGCCAGGAGATGGCGGCTAAGGCCATCGGGATGGGGGCGGTGCTCCTGGTAAGCCGTACGGGGGCGACGGCTCCCGCGGTAGGCCTGGCGCGGCGCTACGGCCTGGCCCTGGCCTCCTACGTGCGCCCCACCGGCTACCGCCTCTATGCCCCAGGCGGTATGCCCGTACCCGAGGAGATCCTCAGGCCTTAG
- a CDS encoding tetratricopeptide repeat protein, whose amino-acid sequence MRWFLLALGLLAVPSLAQTPPPAANQVEKQDTFRLGVQLYALGRYEAALELFERALKERPQDPDVVYWLARAQLKVGLLNPALENAKGLVARNPRYIGGYMVLSEAYVALYRASEDREKGKAYLEQALTVLRDAERVNPRYAPLFAQRGLVYAFLGQADKAEEAFKKALSLQDSAEVRAALAELYLAAGRLDEALEQYAKAVGLSPKDGNLRVHYASALMVKGRVDEAARVLEEGHRLKPLDAEGWYTLGQAYFALGRHKEAGVALENGVALAPLRFPAAYYYLGQIYLALGDAQRAKSRLTVAVRLEPKRAEYRYQLCLANEKLGDKEGARYQCQEALKLKPGYKEAEEVLKRL is encoded by the coding sequence ATGCGCTGGTTTCTTTTGGCCTTAGGTTTGTTGGCGGTACCCAGCCTGGCCCAGACCCCACCCCCTGCGGCCAACCAGGTGGAGAAGCAGGATACCTTCCGGCTTGGGGTGCAGCTTTATGCCCTGGGTCGGTATGAGGCCGCCTTGGAGCTCTTTGAGCGCGCCTTAAAGGAAAGACCCCAGGACCCGGATGTGGTCTACTGGCTGGCCCGGGCCCAGCTCAAGGTGGGGCTCCTTAACCCCGCTTTGGAGAACGCCAAGGGCCTGGTGGCCCGGAATCCCCGGTACATCGGGGGGTACATGGTGCTTTCCGAGGCCTATGTGGCCCTCTATCGGGCTTCGGAGGACCGGGAAAAGGGAAAGGCCTATCTGGAACAGGCCCTGACCGTGCTTCGCGATGCCGAACGGGTGAACCCCCGCTACGCCCCCCTCTTTGCCCAGCGGGGCTTGGTCTACGCCTTCTTGGGCCAGGCGGACAAGGCGGAGGAGGCCTTTAAGAAGGCCCTCAGCTTGCAGGATTCGGCGGAGGTGAGGGCGGCTTTGGCCGAGCTCTATCTGGCGGCGGGCCGCTTGGACGAGGCCCTCGAGCAGTACGCCAAGGCGGTAGGGCTTTCCCCTAAGGATGGGAACCTTCGGGTGCATTATGCCTCAGCCCTCATGGTGAAGGGGCGTGTGGACGAGGCGGCGAGGGTTTTGGAAGAGGGCCACCGGCTCAAGCCCCTGGACGCCGAGGGCTGGTACACCCTGGGCCAAGCCTATTTTGCCCTGGGCCGCCACAAGGAGGCGGGGGTGGCCCTGGAGAACGGAGTGGCCCTGGCTCCCTTGCGCTTTCCCGCTGCCTACTACTACCTGGGCCAGATCTACCTGGCCTTGGGGGATGCGCAGAGGGCCAAAAGCCGCCTCACGGTGGCGGTGCGCCTGGAGCCCAAGCGGGCTGAGTACCGATACCAGCTCTGCTTGGCCAATGAAAAGCTGGGGGACAAGGAGGGAGCCCGCTACCAGTGCCAGGAGGCTTTGAAGTTGAAGCCTGGCTACAAGGAGGCGGAGGAGGTGCTGAAGCGGCTTTAG
- the fdnG gene encoding formate dehydrogenase-N subunit alpha — protein sequence MLTRRKFIGLTGAVTGGALLLERGMAQGARPVLRKPIGEKPLICPYCATGCGMIAAVQEGRLVNLEGDPDHPINQGALCSKGQAARGFVQSPYRVTKVLYRAPGSDRWEEKDWEWALDRIARLIKDTRDRGWVEVDDQGQVVRRTEAIATLGTSVGSNEEAYAMSKLFRALGIVYIEHQARICHSSTVPALGTSFGRGAMTNHPIDFKNADVILVQGGNPAEQHPLTFRWILEAKERGAKLIVVDPRFNRTASKADIFAQIRPGTDIAFMGGMIRYILENKRYDEFYVKHYTNASFLVNPGFKTATELDGLFSGYDPEKRAYDTTTWAYQVDENGQVKTDPTLQDPHCVFQLLRKQYERYTPEVVSRITGIPVEKLLAIYDLYSSTGRPDRAGTITYAMGATQHTYGTQHIRTYAIVQLLLGNIGLPGGGVNALRGHSNVQGSTDFALLYHDLPGYLGLPTGDKATLEEWIASKTPKANYTPSANWWQNYPKYFISLLKAWWPEVDPKEAYGYLSKLSPHKGGIPDKSADYSHYAIFHAMLAGRIEGLIAIGQNPANSAANANLARKALDNLKWLVVVDPMETETAAHWKRPGVNPKEIRTEVFLLPSAVWAEKSGSITNTGRWAQWYDKALDPPGEAKDELWILTELVQRLKKLYGEEGGPNKEAILNLSWWEHSEHMAEEVAKEYNGYDLTTGKLMAKFADLRDDGTTACGNWIYCGAFTEEGNKMARRDPRDTHPLGLGLFQNWAYAWPANRRILYNRASTDLNGQPRNPAKWLVRWNPKEEKWEGDVPDGAAPPDKALPFIMLPEGVGRLFAAQLKDGPFPEHYEPWESALANLISGQDKNPVCKVWVGDLDVYGTPEEYPIVATTYRLTEHWHTGMMSRNVPWLLELQPDPFVEMDVELAKSLGIKNGDWVRIKSARGEMKAVALVTPRVQPVKVGDKTLHQVGIVIHWGYQGGNPGDSTNQLTPQALDPNTFIQETKAFLVRIEKI from the coding sequence ATGCTCACCCGTCGCAAGTTTATCGGGTTAACGGGCGCGGTCACGGGTGGGGCCCTTCTTCTCGAGCGGGGGATGGCCCAAGGTGCCCGGCCAGTGTTGCGCAAGCCCATCGGGGAAAAGCCCCTTATCTGCCCCTACTGTGCCACGGGTTGCGGGATGATCGCAGCGGTGCAGGAGGGGAGGCTAGTAAACCTCGAGGGCGACCCCGACCACCCCATCAACCAAGGGGCCCTATGCTCCAAGGGCCAAGCGGCCCGGGGGTTTGTGCAAAGCCCCTACCGGGTTACCAAGGTCCTCTACAGGGCTCCTGGTTCCGACCGCTGGGAGGAGAAGGACTGGGAGTGGGCCCTGGACCGCATAGCCCGCCTCATCAAGGACACCCGGGACCGGGGTTGGGTGGAGGTGGACGACCAAGGCCAGGTGGTGCGGCGGACAGAGGCCATCGCCACCCTGGGCACCAGCGTGGGCTCCAATGAAGAAGCCTACGCCATGAGCAAGCTCTTCCGGGCCCTGGGCATCGTCTACATTGAGCACCAGGCCCGCATCTGCCACTCCTCCACGGTTCCTGCACTGGGAACCAGCTTTGGCCGCGGGGCCATGACCAACCACCCCATTGACTTCAAGAACGCCGACGTGATCCTGGTCCAGGGGGGTAACCCGGCGGAGCAACACCCCTTAACCTTCCGCTGGATCCTCGAGGCCAAGGAGCGCGGAGCCAAGCTTATCGTGGTGGACCCTCGCTTCAACCGCACCGCTTCCAAGGCCGATATCTTCGCCCAGATCCGGCCGGGTACGGATATCGCCTTCATGGGCGGCATGATCCGCTATATCCTGGAGAACAAGCGCTACGACGAGTTTTATGTTAAGCACTACACCAACGCCTCTTTCCTGGTGAACCCCGGTTTCAAGACCGCCACCGAGTTGGATGGCCTTTTCTCTGGGTATGACCCGGAGAAGCGCGCCTACGACACCACCACCTGGGCTTACCAGGTGGACGAGAACGGCCAGGTCAAGACCGATCCCACCCTGCAGGACCCCCACTGCGTTTTCCAGCTTTTGAGGAAACAGTACGAGCGCTACACCCCCGAGGTGGTGTCCAGGATCACCGGAATCCCCGTGGAAAAACTCCTTGCGATTTACGATCTTTACTCGTCCACGGGCCGTCCGGACCGGGCTGGGACCATCACCTACGCCATGGGGGCCACGCAGCACACCTACGGTACCCAGCACATCCGCACCTATGCCATCGTGCAGCTCCTCTTAGGAAATATCGGTCTTCCCGGGGGTGGGGTGAATGCCTTGCGCGGTCACTCCAATGTGCAGGGAAGCACGGATTTTGCTCTTCTTTACCATGACCTTCCTGGATACTTAGGCTTGCCCACGGGCGACAAGGCCACCCTGGAAGAGTGGATTGCCTCCAAGACCCCCAAGGCCAACTACACCCCTTCCGCTAACTGGTGGCAAAACTACCCCAAGTATTTTATCAGCCTTCTCAAGGCGTGGTGGCCTGAGGTGGACCCGAAAGAGGCCTATGGCTACCTGTCCAAGCTTTCCCCTCACAAAGGGGGCATCCCGGATAAGAGCGCCGATTACTCCCACTACGCCATCTTCCACGCCATGTTGGCAGGGCGTATAGAGGGGCTCATCGCCATCGGCCAGAACCCGGCCAACTCGGCGGCCAACGCCAACCTGGCCCGCAAGGCCTTGGACAACCTGAAGTGGTTGGTGGTGGTGGACCCCATGGAAACCGAGACCGCTGCCCACTGGAAGCGGCCTGGGGTTAATCCCAAGGAGATCCGGACCGAGGTCTTCCTTCTGCCCTCGGCGGTGTGGGCGGAGAAGTCGGGGAGCATTACCAACACCGGCCGTTGGGCCCAGTGGTACGACAAGGCCCTGGATCCTCCCGGTGAGGCCAAGGACGAGCTTTGGATCCTTACCGAGCTGGTGCAGCGCCTCAAGAAGCTCTATGGGGAAGAGGGCGGGCCTAACAAGGAGGCCATCCTGAACCTCTCCTGGTGGGAGCACTCCGAGCACATGGCCGAAGAGGTGGCCAAGGAGTACAACGGCTACGACCTTACCACCGGCAAGCTCATGGCCAAGTTCGCCGACCTCCGGGATGATGGCACCACCGCCTGCGGCAACTGGATCTACTGTGGAGCCTTCACCGAGGAGGGGAACAAGATGGCCCGGCGTGACCCTAGGGATACCCATCCTTTGGGCCTCGGGCTTTTCCAGAACTGGGCCTACGCCTGGCCCGCCAACCGGCGCATCCTCTACAACCGGGCCTCCACCGACCTGAACGGCCAGCCCAGGAACCCTGCCAAATGGCTGGTGCGCTGGAATCCTAAGGAGGAGAAGTGGGAAGGGGATGTTCCCGACGGCGCAGCCCCGCCGGATAAGGCTTTGCCCTTCATCATGTTGCCCGAAGGGGTGGGCCGGCTCTTCGCCGCCCAGCTTAAGGATGGTCCCTTCCCCGAGCACTACGAGCCTTGGGAAAGCGCCTTGGCTAACCTGATCTCCGGCCAGGACAAGAACCCGGTGTGTAAGGTCTGGGTGGGCGACTTGGATGTATACGGCACCCCCGAGGAGTACCCCATCGTGGCCACCACCTACCGCCTCACCGAGCACTGGCACACGGGGATGATGAGCCGTAACGTTCCCTGGCTTTTGGAGCTCCAGCCGGATCCCTTCGTGGAGATGGACGTGGAGCTGGCCAAGAGCCTGGGGATCAAGAACGGGGATTGGGTGCGCATCAAAAGCGCCCGCGGCGAGATGAAGGCGGTGGCCTTGGTTACCCCCAGGGTCCAGCCGGTGAAGGTGGGGGACAAGACCCTGCACCAGGTGGGCATCGTGATCCACTGGGGCTACCAGGGCGGGAACCCGGGCGACTCCACCAACCAACTTACCCCCCAGGCCCTGGACCCCAACACCTTCATCCAGGAGACCAAGGCCTTCCTGGTGAGGATTGAAAAGATCTAG
- a CDS encoding ABC transporter ATP-binding protein — protein sequence MLKLENITKRFGPVVANRRITLEVAPGEVLALLGENGAGKTTLVSILYGLYAPDEGRILLQGKEVRIPSPKEAQRLGIALVPQHPELIEAHTVAENLALGLDLPPVFSRRALVRRLEKLLEGHPLGVDLEAPVARLSAGEKQRVELLRALLNRPKVLILDEPTSVLTPKEAEALFQEIRRLKGLGLSVVFISHKLDEVLAIADRIAVLRAGEKVGEVLRQEADKDLLVRLMVGRSLAPPPKVPPPRAEVVLEVEDLLVPRHGFPVQGVSFALQAGEVLGIAGVAGSGQAELLQALAGLRPFQGRVRFLGAAWPQDPARLFALGVAHIPEERSMGVVGGMSVAENLALRTYRRFAPRGLLDYRAMEKEAEGVIRRYGIRTPSPRTPVRFLSGGNVQKVILARELQGGPRLLLAMHPTYGVDVGAAEEVYERILDLVREGSSVLLVSEDLDEILSLSHRVAALYHGRFVGPIPREEADRERLGRMMTEGRV from the coding sequence ATGCTGAAGCTGGAGAACATCACCAAGCGCTTTGGCCCTGTGGTGGCCAACCGCCGAATCACCCTCGAGGTGGCCCCTGGGGAGGTCCTGGCCCTTTTGGGGGAGAACGGGGCGGGGAAGACCACCCTGGTGAGCATCCTTTATGGCTTGTACGCACCCGATGAGGGGCGGATTCTTCTCCAGGGGAAGGAGGTGCGTATCCCTTCCCCCAAGGAGGCCCAGCGCCTGGGCATCGCCCTCGTGCCCCAGCATCCTGAGCTCATAGAGGCCCACACCGTGGCCGAAAACCTGGCCCTGGGGCTTGACCTGCCTCCCGTCTTCTCCCGCCGAGCCCTGGTGCGGCGGCTGGAAAAGCTTTTGGAAGGGCATCCCTTGGGGGTGGACCTCGAGGCGCCCGTGGCCCGCCTTTCCGCAGGGGAGAAGCAGAGGGTAGAACTCCTCCGCGCCCTTCTGAACCGCCCCAAGGTCCTCATCCTGGATGAGCCCACCAGCGTTTTGACGCCCAAGGAAGCCGAGGCCCTTTTCCAGGAGATCCGGCGGCTAAAGGGTCTGGGTCTTTCCGTCGTCTTCATCAGCCACAAGCTGGACGAGGTCTTGGCCATAGCCGACCGTATCGCCGTGCTCCGGGCTGGGGAGAAGGTGGGGGAGGTCTTACGCCAGGAGGCGGACAAGGACCTCCTGGTGCGCCTTATGGTGGGCCGGAGCCTGGCCCCACCCCCCAAGGTTCCCCCACCCCGGGCGGAAGTGGTCCTGGAGGTGGAGGACCTTCTGGTGCCCCGGCATGGTTTTCCCGTACAGGGGGTTTCCTTCGCCTTGCAGGCGGGGGAGGTGCTGGGGATCGCAGGGGTGGCGGGAAGTGGGCAGGCGGAGCTTTTGCAAGCCCTGGCCGGCCTTCGGCCCTTTCAGGGGAGGGTGCGCTTTCTGGGGGCAGCGTGGCCCCAGGATCCCGCCCGGCTCTTCGCCCTAGGGGTGGCCCATATTCCCGAGGAGCGCAGCATGGGCGTGGTGGGGGGCATGAGCGTGGCGGAGAACCTGGCCCTGCGCACCTACCGGCGCTTTGCCCCCCGGGGTCTACTGGATTACCGGGCCATGGAGAAGGAGGCGGAGGGCGTGATCCGGCGCTACGGCATCCGCACCCCTTCCCCTCGCACCCCGGTGCGTTTTCTTTCCGGGGGGAACGTGCAGAAGGTGATCCTGGCCCGGGAGCTTCAGGGCGGTCCCCGCTTGCTTTTGGCCATGCATCCCACCTACGGGGTGGACGTGGGGGCGGCGGAAGAAGTTTATGAACGTATCCTGGATTTGGTGCGGGAGGGCTCGTCGGTTCTCTTGGTAAGCGAGGACCTGGACGAAATCCTAAGCCTTTCCCATCGGGTAGCCGCCTTGTACCATGGCCGCTTTGTGGGGCCCATTCCTCGGGAGGAGGCGGACCGGGAGCGCCTGGGCCGGATGATGACGGAGGGGCGGGTATGA
- a CDS encoding formate dehydrogenase accessory protein FdhE domain-containing protein, producing MEILEAVHRRLSQLEKRREPWPEALKEALRDVQQAVEQVAPGLLSGVRLPTQDKLLQDAKRLRRGEVPEDAAYAFWLHQALRLIYWPEEGRNGLRGEGWAERCPTCGGFPDVGYLDAEGRRFHVCAFCDTSFRALRLACPYCGEARADHLAYYEEGPYRVYMCRSCGERFVAQDLRLKAELDLPALRSRAAWYALAEEEDVEV from the coding sequence GTGGAAATCCTGGAGGCGGTGCACCGGAGGTTGAGCCAGCTTGAGAAGCGTCGTGAACCCTGGCCGGAAGCCTTAAAAGAAGCTCTACGGGATGTGCAGCAGGCGGTGGAGCAGGTGGCTCCAGGCCTTCTTTCGGGCGTGCGGCTTCCCACCCAAGACAAGCTCTTGCAGGACGCGAAACGCTTGCGAAGGGGTGAGGTTCCGGAGGATGCCGCCTACGCCTTTTGGCTTCACCAGGCCTTGCGGCTTATTTACTGGCCGGAAGAAGGGAGGAATGGCCTCCGTGGGGAGGGTTGGGCAGAGCGTTGCCCCACGTGCGGGGGTTTCCCGGATGTGGGATACCTGGATGCGGAGGGGCGTCGCTTTCACGTCTGCGCCTTTTGCGATACGAGCTTCCGGGCCTTGCGCTTAGCCTGTCCCTACTGCGGAGAGGCCCGGGCGGACCACCTGGCGTACTACGAGGAGGGCCCTTACCGGGTTTACATGTGCCGCTCCTGCGGGGAGCGCTTTGTGGCTCAGGACCTAAGGCTCAAAGCGGAGCTGGATCTACCCGCCCTTAGGTCCCGGGCTGCTTGGTATGCCCTGGCGGAGGAAGAGGATGTGGAGGTTTGA
- the nrfD gene encoding NrfD/PsrC family molybdoenzyme membrane anchor subunit, with amino-acid sequence MITVNLPNPIGEEHWGLWIALYFFLAGTTGGAYLLSVLFYGKDQGLVRRSALWAFLGVVVGAGLLVIDLGQPLRFLNLLLNGLYPASVMWLGSWFLVLAGAGLLWVYLGPTSRGVQQGVAVLVALVVGYTAVLLMQTAKPFWNASPLLPWLFLASAATAGGALLQLWYPHEKLSRLVTVSALVEGAVLALHLIWTYPAATPGVLALLVGPLAWAFWGFVVVGWGLPLFLERRNVALAALLTLVGAFLLRYFVVMAGQV; translated from the coding sequence ATGATCACCGTAAACCTTCCTAACCCTATAGGCGAGGAGCACTGGGGTCTTTGGATTGCCCTTTACTTTTTCCTGGCGGGAACCACAGGGGGGGCTTACCTGCTGAGCGTCCTCTTCTACGGCAAGGACCAGGGCTTGGTGCGCCGTAGCGCCCTGTGGGCGTTTCTAGGGGTGGTGGTGGGCGCCGGTTTGCTGGTCATAGACCTGGGCCAGCCTTTGCGGTTTCTCAACCTTCTCTTGAATGGCCTTTACCCGGCTTCGGTCATGTGGCTGGGCAGTTGGTTCTTGGTCCTGGCTGGGGCTGGGCTTTTGTGGGTCTACCTCGGGCCCACCTCTAGGGGAGTGCAGCAGGGAGTGGCGGTGCTGGTGGCCTTGGTGGTGGGGTACACCGCGGTGCTCCTGATGCAAACCGCCAAGCCCTTCTGGAATGCCTCCCCCCTGCTTCCCTGGCTCTTCCTGGCCTCGGCGGCCACGGCGGGAGGGGCGCTTTTGCAGCTTTGGTACCCCCACGAGAAGCTGAGCCGTTTGGTCACCGTCTCTGCCCTTGTGGAAGGGGCAGTCTTGGCTTTGCACCTCATCTGGACGTATCCGGCTGCGACTCCTGGTGTTTTGGCCCTCCTGGTAGGTCCTCTGGCCTGGGCCTTCTGGGGGTTTGTGGTGGTAGGGTGGGGTCTGCCCCTTTTCTTGGAGCGGAGGAACGTGGCCCTAGCGGCCCTTCTCACCCTGGTGGGGGCTTTCCTTCTCCGCTACTTCGTGGTAATGGCAGGCCAAGTGTAA
- the hslV gene encoding ATP-dependent protease subunit HslV — translation MEIHGTTILAVRKDGVTALAGDGQVTFGQTVLKRGAVKVRRLEVGEGVLVGFAGGVADALSLLERFEEKLKEAKGNLLKGAVETAKLWRTDRVLRHLQAMIIAADREIMVLLSGSGEVITPEEPLLAVGSGGPYALAAAKALYRHSGLSAREIAEEALRIAAEVDLYTSGQVTVLTLGEA, via the coding sequence GTGGAGATTCACGGCACCACCATCTTGGCCGTTCGTAAGGACGGGGTTACCGCCTTGGCCGGGGATGGCCAGGTCACCTTCGGCCAGACGGTTCTCAAGCGGGGGGCGGTGAAGGTGCGGCGCCTCGAGGTGGGGGAGGGCGTCCTGGTGGGCTTTGCCGGGGGGGTGGCCGATGCCTTGAGCCTCCTGGAGCGCTTTGAGGAAAAGCTTAAGGAGGCCAAGGGCAACCTGCTAAAGGGGGCGGTGGAGACCGCCAAGCTTTGGCGCACGGATCGGGTTTTGCGCCACCTCCAGGCCATGATCATCGCCGCCGACCGGGAGATCATGGTGCTCCTTTCCGGAAGCGGGGAGGTGATCACCCCGGAGGAGCCCCTTTTGGCGGTGGGGTCTGGGGGCCCTTACGCCCTAGCTGCCGCCAAGGCCCTTTACCGCCACTCGGGGCTTTCCGCCCGGGAGATCGCCGAGGAAGCCCTGAGGATTGCCGCCGAGGTGGACCTCTACACCTCCGGCCAGGTGACGGTGTTAACCTTGGGGGAGGCATGA
- the tatA gene encoding twin-arginine translocase TatA/TatE family subunit, producing MRLGPVEILLILLVILLLFGAKKLPELARGIGQSAKEFKKGLQEGEEKKEEPKA from the coding sequence ATGCGCTTAGGTCCAGTGGAAATCCTCCTTATCCTTTTGGTCATCCTCCTCCTTTTCGGCGCCAAGAAGCTTCCCGAGCTGGCCCGGGGCATTGGCCAGTCGGCGAAGGAGTTCAAAAAGGGGCTTCAGGAGGGGGAGGAGAAGAAGGAAGAGCCTAAGGCCTGA